A section of the Pseudorasbora parva isolate DD20220531a chromosome 2, ASM2467924v1, whole genome shotgun sequence genome encodes:
- the LOC137044856 gene encoding intercellular adhesion molecule 2-like: MLQYLFGFFCLFGVLIFVNLTGTHAACPVQLNPQRVVVRYNSSVSVDCNTSILHEGMGWEASEGAVPMREVSLITWTVSNLREWEILPFCFINYNVTQCKLDLTVTVYKTPDSVSINTVNHNGPMIEGSQYELQCEVLNVAPVQNLTVRWYKGLTLVNKTTFNDTIKTPVNKTSKLLIRPNRTDDRAQYRCEAELELGEEGPQPPPKVTSKLSVEVYYKPQFNNSTEYIDITNEVTLNCTMKANPAPTYTWWLSGHLKETISSSVLRSSTLRPGNYTCIAENSQGQGRKVFILKSTGRTTFWAIVLAGVVVAVVLIIAYVIFKCKASLNSII, from the exons GTACACATGCTGCATGTCCTGTTCAGCTGAACCCACAGAGAGTTGTTGTGAGATACAACAGTTCTGTTTCAGTTGACTGTAACACTTCCATCCTGCATGAAGGGATGGGATGGGAGGCCAGTGAGGGAGCAGTGCCTATGAGAGAAGTCAGTCTGATCACATGGACAGTCTCAAACCTGAGAGAATGGGAGATTCTGCCATTCTGCTTCATAAACTACAATGTTACACAGTGCAAATTAGATCTCACAGTGACTGTTTACA AGACCCCAGACAGTGTGTCCATCAACACTGTGAATCACAACGGACCGATGATAGAGGGAAGCCAGTATGAGCTCCAGTGTGAAGTTCTCAATGTGGCTCCTGTTCAGAATCTCACTGTCAGATGGTACAAAGGACTGACTCTGGTGAATAAAACCACCTTCAATGACACCATCAAGACTCCAGTCAATAAAACATCTAAACTCCTGATCCGTCCAAACAGAACTGATGATAGAGCTCAGTACaggtgtgaagcagagctggaACTAGGAGAAGAAGGACCTCAACCTCCTCCTAAAGTCACATCAAAACTCAGTGTTGAAGTTTATT ATAAACCACAATTCAACAATTCAACAGAGTACATAGATATAACCAATGAGGTCACGCTAAACTGTACAATGAAGGCAAACCCGGCTCCTACATACACATGGTGGCTCTCAGGACATCTGAAAGAGACGATCAGCTCCTCAGTGCTCCGGTCATCCACGCTCAGGCCAGGAAACTACACGTGCATTGCCGAAAACTCTCAGGGACAAGGCAGAAAAGTGTTCATCCTCAAATCCACAG GCAGAACCACATTCTGGGCTATTGTTTTAGCCGGTGTGGTGGTGGCAGTGGTGCTAATCATCGCTTATGTGATTTTCAAGTGCAAGGCTTCCTTGAATTCTATCATTTGA